One window of the Micropterus dolomieu isolate WLL.071019.BEF.003 ecotype Adirondacks linkage group LG08, ASM2129224v1, whole genome shotgun sequence genome contains the following:
- the LOC123975006 gene encoding phosphatidylinositol 4,5-bisphosphate 3-kinase catalytic subunit gamma isoform-like: QKWSVAPLKLQELLRDCYLPNEFLLPFDPRIKVGRILLDKCKVMASKKKPLWLEFCPMPSPTSATPVGIIFKEGDDLRQDMLIIQTLVVMESIWQEKSLDLNLIPYGCISTGYNIGMIEIVRNAVTIAAVQKSHGGTTSAFRNDALFEWLKSKCPLQEIHYKTTERFVKSCAGYCVATYVLGIGDRHNDNIMITDQGNLFHIDFGHILGNRKHFLGVSRERVPFVLTPDFLFVMGRIQRGNSLYFERFRDTCAEAYLSLRSHSRLLITLFSLMLLTGIPELSAAEDMRYLREALQEEQSEAEAKEHFLQQIYECEKKGWTVQANWWIHMVAGIK, translated from the exons CAAAAGTGGTCTGTAG CTCCCCTCAAGCTTCAAGAGCTTCTTAGAGACTGTTATCTGCCAAATGAATTCTTGCTGCCCTTTGACCCTCGCATCAAAGTTGGACGGATCCTG CTGGACAAATGCAAGGTGATGGCCTCTAAGAAGAAGCCACTGTGGCTGGAGTTCTGCCCCATGCCGTCGCCCACTTCTGCTACACCTGTTGGAATAATCTTCAAAGAGGGGGACGACCTCAGGCAGGACATGCTGATCATCCAG ACCCTGGTGGTGATGGAGTCTATCTGGCAGGAGAAATCTCTGGATCTGAATCTTATTCCATATGGCTGCATCTCAACAGGATACAACATAG GTATGATTGAGATTGTGAGGAATGCAGTGACCATCGCTGCAGTCCAGAAGAGCCATGGAGGAACAACTAGTGCTTTCAGAAATGATGCTCTGTTTGAGTGGCTGAAGTCAAAATGTCCACTGCAGGAAATT CATTACAAGACTACGGAGAGATTTGTGAAGTCCTGTGCTGGTTACTGTGTGGCCACCTATGTATTGGGAATAGGTGATCGACACAATGACAACATTATGATCACAGACCAAG GGAACCTGTTTCACATCGACTTTGGTCACATTCTGGGGAACAGAAAGCATTTCCTCGGCGTGAGCAGGGAGCGTGTGCCATTCGTCCTCACACCTGACTTCCTGTTTGTCATGGGCAGGATCCAAAGGGGCAACAGCCTCTACTTTGAGCGATTCAGG GACACATGCGCCGAAGCATACCTCTCCCTGCGTTCGCACTCTCGTCTCCTGATCACTCTTTTCTCCCTCATGCTGCTGACGGGTATCCCGGAGCTGAGTGCTGCAGAGGACATGCGCTACCTGCGGGAGGCGCTTCAGGAGGAGCAGAGTGAGGCAGAGGCCAAGGAGCATTTCCTCCAGCAAATCTATGAGTGTGAGAAAAAGGGCTGGACCGTGCAGGCCAACTGGTGGATCCACATGGTGGCAGGCATCAAGTAG